From a region of the Vicugna pacos chromosome 35, VicPac4, whole genome shotgun sequence genome:
- the GDI2 gene encoding rab GDP dissociation inhibitor beta, translated as MNEEYDVIVLGTGLTECILSGIMSVNGKKVLHMDRNPYYGGESASITPLEDLYKRFKIPGAPPASMGRGRDWNVDLIPKFLMANGQLVKMLLFTEVTRYLDFKVTEGSFVYKGGKIYKVPSTEAEALASSLMGLFEKRRFRKFLVFVANFDEKDPRTFEGIDPKKTVMREVYKKFDLGQDVVDFTGHALALYRTDDYLDQPCVETINRIKLYSESLARYGKSPYLYPLYGLGELPQGFARLSAIYGGTYMLNKPIEEIIVQNGKVVGVKSEGEIARCKQLICDPSYVKDRVEKVGQVIRVICILSHPIKNTSDANSCQIIIPQNQVNRKSDIYVCMISSAHNVAAQGKYIAIVSTTVETKEPEKEIRPALELLEPIEQKFVSISDLLVPKDLGTESQIFISRTYDATTHFETTCDDIKDIYKRMTGSEFDFEEMKRKKNDIYGED; from the exons ATGAATGAGGAGTACGACGTGATTGTGCTAGGCACCGGCCTGACG GAATGTATCCTGTCGGGGATAATGTCGGTGAATGGAAAGAAAGTTCTTCACATGGATAGAAACCCATATTACGGAGGAGAAAGTGCATCTATAACGCCGCTGGAAGAT TTATACAAAAGATTTAAGATACCTGGAGCGCCACCAGCGTCAATGGGGAGAGGAAGAGACTGGAATGTCGACTTAATTCCCAAGTTCCTTATGGCTAACG GTCAGCTGGTTAAGATGCTGCTTTTTACAGAGGTCACTCGCTATCTGGATTTCAAAGTGACTGAAGGGAGTTTTGTCTATAAGGGAGGAAAAATCTACAAGGTTCCTTCCACTGAAGCAGAAGCCCTGGCATCTA GCTTAATGGGGCTGTTTGAAAAACGTCGCTTCAGGAAATTCTTGGTGTTTGTTGCCAACTTCGATGAGAAAGACCCCAGAACTTTCGAGGGCATCGACCCTAAGAAGACGGTGATGCGAGAGGTATACAAGAAGTTTGACCTGGGCCAGGACGTTGTAGACTTTACCGGCCACGCCCTGGCGCTTTACAGGACTGATGA CTATTTAGATCAGCCGTGTGTTGAAACCATTAACAGGATTAAACTTTATAGTGAGTCTCTGGCGAGATATGGCAAAAGCCCCTACCTTTACCCACTCTATGGCCTTGGAGAACTGCCACAAGGGTTTGCAAG GCTGAGTGCTATTTATGGGGGCACCTACATGCTGAATAAACCGATCGAAGAAATCATTGTGCAGAATGGAAAAGTGGTTGGTGTGAAGTCTGAAGGAGAG ATCGCTCGCTGTAAGCAGCTCATCTGTGACCCCAGCTACGTGAAGGACCGAGTGGAGAAAGTGGGCCAGGTGATCAGAGTGATCTGCATCCTTAGCCACCCCATCAAGAACACCAGCGATGCCAACTCCTGCCAGATCATCATCCCGCAGAACCAGGTCAACCGCAAGTCGG ACATCTACGTCTGCATGATCTCCTCCGCACACAACGTGGCTGCGCAGGGCAAGTACATCGCCATCGTCAGCACGACCGTGGAGACCAAGGAGCCCGAGAAGGAAATCAGACCAGCCCTGGAGCTCTTGGAGCCGATAGAGCAGAA ATTCGTTAGCATCAGTGACCTCCTTGTACCAAAAGATCTGGGGACAGAAAGCCAG ATCTTTATTTCCCGCACGTACGATGCGACCACTCACTTCGAGACAACCTGTGATGACATCAAGGATATCTACAAGAGGATGACAGGGTCCGAGTTTGACTTCGAGGAGATGAAGCGCAAGAAAAACGACATCTACGGGGAGGACTAG